Part of the Ammospiza caudacuta isolate bAmmCau1 chromosome 3, bAmmCau1.pri, whole genome shotgun sequence genome, AACACCAGCACCATCTCCCCTAACACAAATTATGCAGTCACGCTGCAGTGGCGATGTCGCACGGGCCAGCACACCCGGACTGCAGCTATCTGCCCGGTGTAGTTCCTTCCGTGCGCTGTGAGCCCGCAGCTCCCGCACGGCACggcctggcccggcccggcccgcacaCGGGAGGGCAGAGGGGTTCCGGACCGGGCTGTGTCCCGTCATGCCGCGCGGTGGAGTCAATTTGCATGGACACGCCCCGTGAGGGCTCGGCTggccctgccagagcagcagtgagatttgcatggccccgcccccggcggCAGGCTCCGCCCCCGGCGGTCCGGGAGCCgcgtgccggtgccggtgccgctcGGGCTCCGGAGCACCGCCCGCCGAGCGGCCGGGCCGCGGGGTACGGGCCCTCTCCGGGGCTGGTTCCAGAGGGACCCTGGCTgtcccccagcagcccagctcgGCACTGCCCGAGAGCCACCAGATCTCCGCGGAGGGTAAGCCAGAGGCCATCGCCACACTGTCATGGATTCCCCAGAGGAcggcctggggacagggaagaCCCGTCTATGCTGCAGCATGGAGTGGGAGGAGAGGCCCCAAGGAaggtgcagagctgtgccagctctggatGACATGGATGACACgggtgccagggctctgccacaCCACAGATGGCACACACAGAGTACTGGGGCCTGGTTTATTAGTGTCCATGCAGCTGCTCCAACTACTGATCCACGTTCTTCACGCGCAGGACCACAGGCACTGAGGTGCAGGGGATCATGCCCAAGTCTGTGATGACCAAATCCACCAGGTCTGGGGGCGTCACATCATAGACCAGATTAAGCAGGCGCAGGGACTTGTTCTCTGCCCAGCCCCCAAGCTGGGCCTGGCCCTTCCGGAGCACAATCAGGTCATCAGGGTCATCTGCAGAGAGTGGAGAAGCAATCAGGATCCTGGGGGGGACAGCACCTCTccatcctgcccctgcagcagcacataCCACCCCTGCCTGCAAGGGACCCCCTGCCCAGGAGGGGGCATGGCAGGGCCGAGCAGCCTGTCATGGTatggcagggactgggagagaAGGTGCCAGCTGGGGGGAAAGGGACAGAAGGCGTACCCAGCTCGTTGGAGACAAAGGAATCTGTCTGCACCCGCTCACAGAACTTGTACGTCTCGCAGCAGACAAGGACGGGCACGTTGTAGGCCTTGGAGACCAGCGCGATCTGCGAGGTCCCCACGCGGGACATGACAGAGCCATTGGCCAGCAGGGCgtgggctcccagcagcaccttggACACCTGCCGGGGAAACACAGCCTCTCTCACACCTTTGGTCACGCTGCAGCCTCCCCTCTCACCATGGTATTaactgaaaaatccctttgccaggatttcttctcctgggaagctgggaagcttcagctcctccctgttttgctgtttggaatgtgatttggagactGTTCATCCAGCATGCAAATTGTTTTgatttaatgaccaatcatggcCCAGCTATGTCGAGGCTCTGAGGAGTCACGGggttttattattcattcttggtatgccttctgatgtatcctttctctttcttcagtacagttttagtatagcataagatgatatatgatatgatatgatatgatatgatatgatatgatatgagccttctgagaacttggagtcagattctcatctctcaccttgtcctggggtgtgaccatgttcacaaGGGTattaggatgagggaagagatgaagatctgactctgtgtttcagaaggcttgatttattattttatgatatatattatattaaaactatactcaAAGAATAGAACAAAGGATTTCTTCTAAGAAATCCTTAagataagaatagaaaagaatagaaagaaagaatagaaagaaagaatagaaaaagaaagaacaataacaaaagctgactgtgattggccattaattagaaacaactaacatgggccaatcacagatgcacctgttgcattccacagcagcagataatcattgtttacattttgttcctgaggcctctcagcttctcaggaggaaaactcctgaagaaaggatttttcataaaatatgtctgtgacactggggCCCTGACAGACCCCCCACTCCCCAGCACACGGCAGCCCCTCACCTCGGGCAGCACGTAGGAGATGGCGTTGATCATGACGTAGGTGCAGTGGATGCCGTGCCGCACCAGGCGCCGCAGCGTCTCGCGGCCCTCCAGGCGCGGCCGGCTGTCCACCACGATCACGCGGAACGCGCGGCCCTGCTTGGCGTGGGCATCGCACAGCGTGCGGTTCACCAGCGACGAGCTGCACAGTGCCGCCTGTCAGGGGCTGCCCTCCTCCGGAGCAGGCTCCCGCCGGGCCACGACGCCATCCTCGTGCTCAATGCCCACCCTCATCCCCCTCATCCTCAATGCCCACCCTCATCCTCAACACCCACCCTCATCCTCCATGCCCACCGTAAATACCCACCCTCATCCCCAACGCCCACCCTCATCCCCAACGCCCACCCTCATCCTCAATGCCCACCCTCATCCTAAATACCCACCCTCATCCTCAACACCCACCCTCATCCTCCATGCCCACCCTAAATACCCACCCTCATCCCCAACGCCCACCCTCATCCCCAACGCCCACCCTCATCCTCAATGCCCACCCTCATCCTAAATACCCACCCTCATCCTCAATAACCACCCTCATCCTCAATAACCACCCTCATGCTCAACGCCCACCCTCATGCTCAACGCCCACCCTCATCCTCAATGCCCACCCTCATCCTCAATATCCACCCTCATCCTAAATACCCACCCTCATCCTCAATAACCACCCTCATGCTCAACGCCCACCCTCATGCTCAACGCCCACCCTCATCCTCAATGCCCACCCTCATCCTAAATACCCACCCTCATCCTCAATAACCACCCTCATGCTCAACGCCCACCCTCATGCTCAACGCCCACCCTCATCCTGGTGAGTGCTGCCCctccagagccctcctgccACGATGGCTCCCAGGGCACAATGTCTCCCTGTCCTTGCACAAGGACACACCCTGGGAAAGGTCTCAGCCTTCCCTGGAAGCAGCACTGACCTCCCTGTCTGTGACAGCACAAGGGACTCTGCCACTCCACAGCCTCTCACCACACTCCTGCCCTGCACTggcctcctgcccctgctccttgctctgcccagcacacacagcatacccagactcctgctgcagcaatCTCTGGTTCTTTTCCCCACCTCTACTTCTTGGGATGCAAACTGCTGTATTTTTGCTTCCCGACATTTGGCTTTGTTGCAGTTTGTTTAAAATCCAGTgaacagccctggctgctctgtaAGTGCCCTGGGTGGAGGGAgctgtggctctggggctctTGGAATCCAACTTCACACCAGGTAGGACAGTGCTGAGCCCTGTGCAGGaccagcacagcctcccctcccaCGCTGCTCCATTCCCTCCTCCTACCCGTGGGATCAGCTGCCTGTGCTCCGTGCTCACCATCCATACACCAGGATCACGTCGTGGTCATTGATCTTCTCAAAGGCAGACCTTGAGATGGCCTCAGCTGCCAGGACAATCTTCTCTCGCAGGTATTTGTCGATCACGTCCTGGAGCTTCTCCTTTGCCTGGGGAGAGACATCACATACAGActttcctgctctcagcagctccctgatTTGAGCCAGGTCGGGATCAGGCTCTTCCCCCTAGTAACAAGCTTTCAATTCCACTGTTGTGAGTCtgcatcccatccctgctcagctccttcaCCCAGGGCCTGGAGCCTGCCACGGAGCAAGGCCACTCACCTCATCCTCTCTCAGGGTGTCAGGCAAGCACGATATCTCCTTCTTGAGGAACTTGATGGCATTGCCCATGCTGGCTGAGAGAGGCCGGCACTGGTTCAGGAAGCTGCAGAAGAAAGGGGCTTAGCTCCAAAGCAGCCTGGAGGGCcaaggcagggagagggacggtgggcaggaaggcagcagcctAGGAAAGTCAGCCAAAGTTTGGGTGGACACCAACCCAGAGACGTGAACAATGGACCACACTCTGTGGAGCTTTGgtccctctgctctggcactgggagccctcACCTGATGTGTGGCTTCAGCTTGGCCACCAGGTCCCGTGACAGCTCCTCGTTGGGGGGAGTGGAGTAATCCCGGATCAGCTGGGACAAGAAGAAAGGGAGGGTGATCTCAGGGCACAGGTGTTGGGGCACACACGTCCTGCACAGCCTGACACGCTGCCTGGAGGGGCAAAGGGTGCTCCAGGG contains:
- the EIF2B4 gene encoding translation initiation factor eIF-2B subunit delta isoform X4, with product MAEREGANSEGAAPVAAGPQAPELSREEKLQLRKEKKQQKKKKRSEKGPSAEPAELGAPPEAGQPRAAAQPTSPPAPADGPGDGEKPAGGKSKAELRAERRAKQEAERAQKLARKAELSQAATAAKPRQSPTEPQSMVKRLPEHVQVDDPAAQRKLAKKLERQQVPLRQDYGTKVNLFSHLRQYSRKKPLTQQMSIPSTVIHPAVMRLGLQYSQGIINGSNARCIALLEVFKQLIRDYSTPPNEELSRDLVAKLKPHISFLNQCRPLSASMGNAIKFLKKEISCLPDTLREDEAKEKLQDVIDKYLREKIVLAAEAISRSAFEKINDHDVILVYGCSSLVNRTLCDAHAKQGRAFRVIVVDSRPRLEGRETLRRLVRHGIHCTYVMINAISYVLPEVSKVLLGAHALLANGSVMSRVGTSQIALVSKAYNVPVLVCCETYKFCERVQTDSFVSNELDDPDDLIVLRKGQAQLGGWAENKSLRLLNLVYDVTPPDLVDLVITDLGMIPCTSVPVVLRVKNVDQ
- the EIF2B4 gene encoding translation initiation factor eIF-2B subunit delta isoform X5, producing the protein MAEREGANSEGAAPVAAGPQAPELSREEKLQLRKEKKQQKKKKRSEKGPSAEPAELAAAQPTSPPAPADGPGDGEKPAGGKSKAELRAERRAKQEAERAQKLARKAELSQAATAAKPRQSPTEPQSMVKRLPEHVQVDDPAAQRKLAKKLERQQVPLRQDYGTKVNLFSHLRQYSRKKPLTQQMSIPSTVIHPAVMRLGLQYSQGIINGSNARCIALLEVFKQLIRDYSTPPNEELSRDLVAKLKPHISFLNQCRPLSASMGNAIKFLKKEISCLPDTLREDEAKEKLQDVIDKYLREKIVLAAEAISRSAFEKINDHDVILVYGCSSLVNRTLCDAHAKQGRAFRVIVVDSRPRLEGRETLRRLVRHGIHCTYVMINAISYVLPEVSKVLLGAHALLANGSVMSRVGTSQIALVSKAYNVPVLVCCETYKFCERVQTDSFVSNELDDPDDLIVLRKGQAQLGGWAENKSLRLLNLVYDVTPPDLVDLVITDLGMIPCTSVPVVLRVKNVDQ
- the EIF2B4 gene encoding translation initiation factor eIF-2B subunit delta isoform X3, with product MAEREGECGTGHGERLRDETRPLHAPVILGANSEGAAPVAAGPQAPELSREEKLQLRKEKKQQKKKKRSEKGPSAEPAELAAAQPTSPPAPADGPGDGEKPAGGKSKAELRAERRAKQEAERAQKLARKAELSQAATAAKPRQSPTEPQSMVKRLPEHVQVDDPAAQRKLAKKLERQQVPLRQDYGTKVNLFSHLRQYSRKKPLTQQMSIPSTVIHPAVMRLGLQYSQGIINGSNARCIALLEVFKQLIRDYSTPPNEELSRDLVAKLKPHISFLNQCRPLSASMGNAIKFLKKEISCLPDTLREDEAKEKLQDVIDKYLREKIVLAAEAISRSAFEKINDHDVILVYGCSSLVNRTLCDAHAKQGRAFRVIVVDSRPRLEGRETLRRLVRHGIHCTYVMINAISYVLPEVSKVLLGAHALLANGSVMSRVGTSQIALVSKAYNVPVLVCCETYKFCERVQTDSFVSNELDDPDDLIVLRKGQAQLGGWAENKSLRLLNLVYDVTPPDLVDLVITDLGMIPCTSVPVVLRVKNVDQ
- the EIF2B4 gene encoding translation initiation factor eIF-2B subunit delta isoform X2, with the protein product MAEREGECGTGHGERLRDETRPLHAPVILGANSEGAAPVAAGPQAPELSREEKLQLRKEKKQQKKKKRSEKGPSAEPAELGAPPEAGQPRAAQPTSPPAPADGPGDGEKPAGGKSKAELRAERRAKQEAERAQKLARKAELSQAATAAKPRQSPTEPQSMVKRLPEHVQVDDPAAQRKLAKKLERQQVPLRQDYGTKVNLFSHLRQYSRKKPLTQQMSIPSTVIHPAVMRLGLQYSQGIINGSNARCIALLEVFKQLIRDYSTPPNEELSRDLVAKLKPHISFLNQCRPLSASMGNAIKFLKKEISCLPDTLREDEAKEKLQDVIDKYLREKIVLAAEAISRSAFEKINDHDVILVYGCSSLVNRTLCDAHAKQGRAFRVIVVDSRPRLEGRETLRRLVRHGIHCTYVMINAISYVLPEVSKVLLGAHALLANGSVMSRVGTSQIALVSKAYNVPVLVCCETYKFCERVQTDSFVSNELDDPDDLIVLRKGQAQLGGWAENKSLRLLNLVYDVTPPDLVDLVITDLGMIPCTSVPVVLRVKNVDQ
- the EIF2B4 gene encoding translation initiation factor eIF-2B subunit delta isoform X1, which gives rise to MAEREGECGTGHGERLRDETRPLHAPVILGANSEGAAPVAAGPQAPELSREEKLQLRKEKKQQKKKKRSEKGPSAEPAELGAPPEAGQPRAAAQPTSPPAPADGPGDGEKPAGGKSKAELRAERRAKQEAERAQKLARKAELSQAATAAKPRQSPTEPQSMVKRLPEHVQVDDPAAQRKLAKKLERQQVPLRQDYGTKVNLFSHLRQYSRKKPLTQQMSIPSTVIHPAVMRLGLQYSQGIINGSNARCIALLEVFKQLIRDYSTPPNEELSRDLVAKLKPHISFLNQCRPLSASMGNAIKFLKKEISCLPDTLREDEAKEKLQDVIDKYLREKIVLAAEAISRSAFEKINDHDVILVYGCSSLVNRTLCDAHAKQGRAFRVIVVDSRPRLEGRETLRRLVRHGIHCTYVMINAISYVLPEVSKVLLGAHALLANGSVMSRVGTSQIALVSKAYNVPVLVCCETYKFCERVQTDSFVSNELDDPDDLIVLRKGQAQLGGWAENKSLRLLNLVYDVTPPDLVDLVITDLGMIPCTSVPVVLRVKNVDQ